Genomic window (bacterium):
GAGCGAAATTTCCTTACAGGCATTCTGGATAGCATACGGCCTGTTGGGATAGCCTATCTCGATCACAACCAAGTCTATCGTCAATGTAACGTAGCAAACGCCAAATATATAGGAAAAAAGGTTGAGGAAGTGATTGGGCGTCATTTTCATGAGGTTCATAAAGACGACCCAAGAATGTGGGATGCGGTGGGCGATGTTATCCAATCAGGGAAAGCATTTTCAGCCCCCCTTGTATCTTATATCAACCCTGATAAGCCGGAGGACGGATATCTTCAATACCTAGTTGCTTATGTGCCCGATAAGAATTTAAAGGGAAAAGTAAACGGCGTTTTCGTATTGCGTCAAGACATGACTGATTTAGCAAATTCTGAGGAGACTATAAGGGCTGAAAAAGAACGTTTGGCAACCACAATACGCTCAATTGGTGATGGTGTTATATCAACCGATAAAGAGGGCAAAGTCGTCCTTATGAACCAAAAAGCCCAAGAACTCACTGGTTTTGATTGCTGTTTATCAATTGGCAAGCCCATTTCAGAAGTGTATAAAATAGTTGATGAAACAACCCGCCTGCCCATAAAGGATAACTTCAAAAAAGTTATTAATTCCCCTGACAATACTGGACGCTCGGGCCGTTTTATGCTTATCCGCCCTGATGGCAGCGATTGTGTCATTATTGAATGCTCAACTCCAATTATCGATACGGAAGGATGCCTACATGGCGCCGTCTACGTTTTTTGCGATGTAACACTCCAGACCAAAATCGAATATGAACTTGCTAGAGTTAGTAAACTCGATTCGTTAGGGCTTCTTGCGAGTGGTATTGCGCACGATTTCAATAACATCCTGGCAGTCATCATGGGGTGTGTATCACTTGTCGAAATGACAGCTAATCTCACTGAAAAAGAGACTAGTCTTATAGAAGATGCAGAAAATGCGATCATGCGGGCACGCGATCTTGTAAAACAGATGCTGACCTTCTCTAAGGGCGGCGCTCCTATCAAAACCGTCACATCAATTTCAGAAATGCTGAAGGAGGCGTCAAGCTTTGTCTTACACGGTTCAAAAAGCAACTGCCATTTTGAAATCGCTGAAGACTTATGGAATTGTGATATTGACACGGGTCAGGTAAGCCAAGTGATTGAGAACCTTGTGATCAACGCAAATGAAGCAATGTCAAATGGCGGTAGGATAACAGTTCATGCTGAAAACGTGTTCTTTGAAACACAACCTTATTTTCCACTTGAACCCGGCAATTACGTTCAAGTTAAGGTATCCGATCAAGGAGTAGGAATTAAATCTGAACATGTCGAGAAAATCTTCGATCCTTTCTTTACAACTAAGTCATCAGGTACAGGCTTGGGATTGGCTACTGTGCATTCGATTATTCGCAAGCATGGTGGTTATGTCGGGGTTGAATCAAGTGAGGGGAAAGGCACGACATTCACTTTCTACCTGCCTGCAACAAACTGCGCTTTGGAAGTGCAATATCCTGACTTCAGCGAGTCATCGATCCCCAATTACAGCGGCCATATTCTCGTGATGGATGACGAGTATTTGATCCGGCAAGTGACAAAGTCCGCCCTGCAAAATATTGGATGTGATGTAGAAATCACCTCTGATGGTACTGAGGCAATAAGGCTTTATGAGCAAGCCACGAGTGAAGGGCGAGCATTTGATGGGGTCATTTTGGACCTCACTGTCCCAGGCGGAATGGGTGGCAAAGAGACACTTGAGAAGCTGCGTGAAATAGATCCAAACGTAAAAGCAATAGTAATCAGCGGCTACTCTGCTGACCCTATCCTTGCCAATTTCAAAGAGTACGGCTTTGTAGGAGCCATTGCCAAGCCGTTCCACATCAACGATCTAAACAAAGTCCTAAATGATGTCTTAGAAGCCGCCTAGTAATTTAGCGGATAGCTGTCAGCCTCTTTTTACCTGGGAAGAGAAGCAAAGTAGAAGAAGAAGAACGCACAAGCGTTCTTCTTCTTAAAGTGTAGGCCGATTAGCGAATGGAATCGGCGCGGGCGCGACGGATCATGAGGTCTGCGATATCTTCAGAACTTACTTTGTACTCACCGGCTTCTATTTTAGCCTTAAGCTCTGCAACAACCTCTTCACGAACTTCCGGCATATCCTCTACTATGCGCTTGATTTTCTTAACTGTTTGCGCTGTTTCTGAGAATGTGATTGACTCGGACGGAACGTCGGGAGCTTTAGCCGGTTTAACGTGACTTGTTTGCTCATCGTTTGAGGTTCGATTGATTTTCGCTGCGCGAATGTACTCTGCGTTTGATATTTTCATTGACAGTCTGCCTTCCTGATCGCTTTACACGATTAGTTACTTTAACAGGCGGCCTGGCTGTCTTCGGAGGGGTTTTAATGAAGAACTTCCTCGGGAGATCCAATAGCTTTGCGTGCTTACATCACTGTAAGGTTGCCTTTTTCTGTCTGATTCCGCGATCTGTAATTGTACCAATTTAGATTATAGGAAATATGCGATAGAATCTTTAGAGTAATTTCTGAAATATTTACCAGGAAATCAAATATTTTTCTAAACAGGCTCAAATGGCTAATGCACATGAAAAGTCGTCTATAATTGGAGCTTGGAGATATAATACCATCTCTCTTGAGTTTTGGCGATAGGGAAATTACAGCATGAGTGATCAGGATCAGTTTGCGAAGGTTGCGCCATTTTATGATGAGTTGATGTCCGGAGTGCCATACATTTGGTGGGTCGGTTACCTCCAGGTGCTTCTTGACAAGTATGAAGCCACCCCGACAAAGATCCTCGATGTCGCCTGTGGGACGGGGAGCGTGACGGAGCTTCTATATGTTGACGACTACGAGGTCACGGGCATAGATATCTCAGAGCCAATGATCGATGTCGCCAAGTTGAAGGCCGAGCATCAGGGGTTTAACATTCCTTATTATGCGCAAGACGTGGCAGAACTTAACCTGGATGATTCGTTTGAATTAGCGATAAGCTTCTTCGACAGCCTTAACTATGTGAATGATCCTGAGCGGTTGCAATTAGGTTTCCACCGAATCGCCGCCCATCTTCTCCCTAAGTCCCTGTTCATTTTCGACCTCAACACCGTGTATGCTTTAGAAAATCGTCTATTTGACCAAGAGTTGTTGACCAAAAATAACCCCGTGCGTTACCGATGGCGAAGCTCGTTTGACCAACAGACTCGCTTATGTGATATTAAGATGGAATTTTGGGTCATGGAAGGTGAGACGGAGAATGCCTTCACCATCGTCCACCGACAGCGGGCTTATTCCGACAAAGAAATCACGGAGATGCTTAACAAAGCCGGCTTCGACCTATTAGCCGTTTACCAATCCTACACCCTAAAACGCCCCCGCCGCACCGCCGACCGAGTTCACTATGTGGCGAAGTTGAGGGGAAAGTAGATAGAGAAAATTTGAATTCCCTCGCCCACAGCGTGGAAAATGGTTCTGAAATATTTCAGAGCAATTAGCATTACACCCCCTCGCCCACAGCGTGGGAGAGGGGCCTACGAAGTAGGGGGTGAGGGTTACGTGATAACAAGTACTGCATCGAAAAATGAAGGACAAACTTGAAAGAGAACTGGGACGATAGAAAGGAATCTCCGCATATCCCGGGGGCCTCCAAAGTTATGATAACGACTGCGCGACAGTTGCGAAATGATGCTACTCCTGTTGAAAAAATGTTATGGCAATACCTCAGAAACAACCGTTTATCAGGGCGAAAGTTCAGGCGGCAGCATCCTATTGGTAGGTTTGTAACTGATTTCTTTTGTGACGATGCAAGATTAATCGTTGAACTAGATGGAGCTGTACATAACGAGCCAAGTCAGATTGAACGTGACAGTGCACGAGAGGAAGCGCTTAAAGATCACAATTTACATGTGTTGCGCTTTAGAAACCATGAGGTTAAGAGAAATCTCAGTGGTGTATTAAAGGTTATAAGAGAATATGTTATATCGCATAGTTACTCTGCTGATTAATTGCTTTCAGTAGCCCTCCCCCCTTCTCGCGAAGGCCCTCTCCCACGCTGCGGGAGAGGGTATGGTTTTCCAACTTTCATCGAACTCTAGCGTGTTGAGAGTGTCAAGGGTCGTCGTGATTGTAGTACAATTTGGATAGAGTTGAAAATGAATGAAAAGATAGATGATTAATGAATGAAAATATAGAAGACTATAGAAACTCTCCGGAAGTGATTGCTCAGGCAGTTGGGCTAGAAGACACTACGGAGTTTATAGCAATGGCGCAGGCGGATATTCTGCCTGATGGGAAGTTCGGAGAATGCTGGTTACTCGTCGCTGAAGATTGTTTGTGGGTCGTAGCGGACGATGATACAGCGGATAATGATACTTCGTCATCCAAAAGTAGAAATGCGTCCGACGATCAGTCCATGTGGGATGGCTTTGCCCCCTCTATTGGAAATCCGACTATCATTAAGAAAGTTTCTCTCGAAAATGCTACCGAAGCGAAAATCGAGTCACTAGTTGATGCGAGCGCTTTAATCTTAATTATCGATAGCAAGCCGCTCGAGGTGCTGCGTTTTTCAAAGGCTAAATCCGCTCAGTTCTTCCATATCCAACGAGTAATCAATGCGCGTTTGAAGCAAGAAGAGATACCTGAGCAGCGTGATCGTGAGATCCAGTGTCCAAAATGCGGTCGTCCTTATGCGGAAAATAGTCAAGTATGTCGCTTTTGTACCCCTAAAGGCGAGGCTATCCGGCGGATTTTTGGATTCGTAAGACCGTATATGTGGGCCTTTGTCGGCTCAATATTACTGACTTTGTTGGGCGTGGTAATCAACCTCGTACCGCCCAAATTGACCCAAGTAATATGGGATAACGTGCTCGTGCCTCAAGGCGCCGCGGTCGCTAGCTCATACCACGACAGATCCGTTCTGCTACAGTGGTTGGTTCTTGGATTGGTTGCCCTCGGATTGGTCGGAGTTGGGGTGCAGGTGGGGCTAAGGTTCTTGACTGCATGGCTAGGCACTCGAATTGCTTACGATCTTCGCACCAGGATTTTCAATCATTTACAGCGCCTGTCGTTAAGTTATTTCGATAAGCGCAATTCAGGTTCAATCCTTTCGCGAATCACTAACGACCCTACTGGGGTTTATGACTTGTTGACAGAGGCAATGCCCTCCCTAGCGGTTAATATCCTAACTGTTATTTTAATCGCGGTGATACTCTTTAGCTCTAACTGGCGGCTGGCTTTGCTGATTCTATTGCCGGCCCCTATTATCATGTTTATAATTAGGGCCACTCGCAAACGGATCATGCTGATATGGCGTAGAAACTGGCGGAGATTGTCTCGAATCACAAGCATGCTCGCCGGGACCTTAAGTGGAATGCGTGTTGTTAAAGCTTTTGCGCAGGAAGAATTTGAGATTGGAAGGTTCGATAGGCGAGCGGCTGAGCTGCGAGATAACACTTTTCGTGCTGAAGCCGCTTGGGCTAAGTTGTTCCCTGCAATTACATTCCTTACGAGTTCGGGATCATACCTGATATGGTTTTTCGGGGGGCATGAGGTCATGGGGCAAAGGATGACCCCCGGACAGCTAATTATGTTCTTCGCTTATTTAGGAATGTTCTACGGTCCGCTTCAGTCGCTCAACCGGGTCATTGACTGGATGACACGTTCAGTTACCGCTGCCGAGCGTATTTTTGAGGTATTGGATAGCGAACCTGAGGTTAAGGAAGAGCAGGAAGCGGTTCCCATGCCGATTATGGAGGGGAAACTGGAGCTTCGCGGTGTCTCCTTCTGTTACGACGTCGGACAAGAAGTTCTTCACGATATTAATGTTGTGGTTGAGCCGGGCGAGATGATCGGCCTTGTGGGGCATTCAGGCGCTGGTAAGACTACATTTACGAACCTGCTCTGCCGCTTCTATGACCCGAGCAATGGTCAGATATTTGTTGACGATATCCCCATGACCAATATCAAGCTGGATGATCTGCGCCGGCACATTGGGGTCGTTCTGCAGGAGGGTTTCCTATTCCCTGGCAGCATCCGCGACAATATCGCTTATGCCAAACATGACGCCACGCTGAAGGACGTTATCGCAGCGGCAAAGGCGGCTAATGCGCACGATTTCATCATGAAATTTCCCGACGGCTATGATACGCCAGTGGGTGAGAGAGGCCAGCGACTATCGGGTGGTGAGCGACAGCGCATTTCTATCGCCCGCGCTATCTTACACGACCCCAAAATATTGATTCTGGACGAGGCTACGGCAAGCTTGGACACAGTTACCGAACGTCAAATCCAGGAAGCGTTGGGGCGATTGGTGAAGAACCGAACCACTTTCGCGATTGCGCACCGGCTTTCAACTCTGCGTAACGCCAATCGTCTTTTGGTTCTCGATCATGGCAATATCGCCGAGCAAGGCACTCACGATGACCTGCTCGAGCAAGACGGCATTTATGCTAAATTAGTTTCCATGCAAACCGAAATCAACCGGCTAAAAACGTTGTAAAGGAGATTACGGAACTGCCATGGCATTTAGTGATGACCCTACAAAAAAACTATTAAATAAGCTGAACGAAATAGACTACACGGCGAGTGAAACTCGCTACATTGAGCCGAAGGATATCCGGGTTGGGCGTGACCCTCTTAACGCAATGCCTCGGATGGAGATCGCGAACGAACAATGTAGTGTGTGTGTTAGCTTTATACGGGCTTTTCCATTTTCTGAGCCTGAACGCTATATCGTAGTAATGGACGGCGACGACAAGGAGATAGGAATTCTGGAGTCATTGAGCGGGATAGACGATAAATCCTATGAGATTATTAAGGAAGAATTAGATAGGCGCTATTTCACTCCTCGAGTCTTTGCCATTTACGTGAACCGCAAGGAAGGCGATGTCTGGCGGCTCGAAGTCAGTACTGATCGGGGAAACCGTGTGTATTACGTTGAGCACTGGCACGACAAATCGCATGAGATTTCATCCGGGCGTTGGCTCATTGAGGCAACTGACGGTACACGCCTGGAAATTCCTAATATCAACAGCCTGGATAAACGGAGTCGGTCGCTTATAGAACAAACGTTATGATCCGCTCGATCGGGTCTGGGATTTCAGACTTACTTTATCCTCCTCGCTGCGCTGTATGCAGACAACTCGGCTTGCCCTCCTATTGTGATGACTGCCTAAAGCAGATAATTTATATCGAACAGCCATTCTGTACCTGCTGCGGCCTGCCTGGTCAATCAAAACTTTGCAGGGAATGCCTTGCAGGTAACCGAGCGTTTACATCTGCGCGTGGGGTTGGTTATTATCGAGCTACTCTTGCAACTGCCCTTAAGACTTTTAAGTATAATGCCTCGCTTTCGCTTGTTGAGCCTTTGGGGAAGCTGATGACTGATTTTTTGGATACGGAAATAGGGCAAGACGTTGCTGGGGTCGAGATGGTGATGCCGGTCCCTATCCACCTCTCGCGTCATAAAAAGCGCGGTTTCAATCAAGCCCGTTTACTTGCCGAACCTGTTGCCAAGCATCTTGGGTTGCCATTAAGCGATGCTCTGCTTTTGCGTACTAAACGCACCCTGCCTCAAGTTGACTTGACACCTGAACAGCGGCGGGAAAATGTTTCCGATGCGTTCGAAGTTCGAATGCCGAGTGAGATCAAAGGGCGTCGCATTTTGCTGGTAGACGACATCATGACGACCGGTAGCACAGTGACTTCTTGCTCAAAGACACTTCTATCCGCAGGCGCAAGTTCTATTTATGTCCTAGCCCTTGCCCGCGAGACATAGGTACACTCTCTCTTCGATGCAATTTTCATTTAATATCACTCATAAAGATGGATTGGCGCGCTGCGGGGAACTGTCTCTGGCGCATGGCACAGTTGAAACTCCTGCATTCATGCCGGTTGGCACGCAGGGGACGGTCAAAGGCATTGATCAAGGGGAGTTAGAGGAGATCGGCTATCAGCTTATCCTGTCCAATACCTATCACCTTTATCTTCGCCCCGGCGCTGATCTGATTGAACGGGCAGGCGATCTGCATGGCTTTATGAGTTGGCACCGTAATCTTTTAACCGACAGCGGCGGCTTTCAGGTGATGAGTCTTGCCGGTATTCGAAAGGTCACCGATGAAGGCGTGGAGTTCCGTTCGCACCTCGATGGTTCGCTTCATCTGTTCACTCCCGAGCGATCAATAGAAATTCAACGGCAGCTCGGTTCGGATATCTGTATGGCTTTTGATGAGTGTCCTCCGTATCCTTGCACCAAAGAAGAGGCGGCGGAGGCAATGAATCGAACCCATCGTTGGGCAGCTCGATCACTTTCAGCCCGTGCCGATGGTCAGGTGATTTACGGCATCGTTCAAGGCGGCGTTCATGAGGATTTAAGAATAGAAAGCGTGAATGCGATTACCTCGATGCCATTTGAAGGGATGGCGATAGGGGGTGTTTCTGTTGGTGAACCGGTTGAAATGATGCGCGATATCGCTGAATATGCTACTCCCTTGCTTCCCGCAAACAAGCCGCGTTATCTTATGGGTGTCGGGACCCCTGAGGATATTCTCCATGCGGTGTCATGCGGTATCGACCAGTTCGACTGTGTACTGCCTTCGAGAGTGGGTAGGCATATGGCGATGTATACAAGCCGAGGCCGTTTGAACTTGAGAAGCGCGCGTTATTCGGAAGTCTTTGGCCCTGTCGATCCTGAATGTGATTGCTATGTATGCCGACGATACAGCGCCGCTTATATTCGGCATCTGTTTAGAAGTGAAGAGTTGTTGGCAGGCCGTCTTGCAACCTATCACAACCTCTATTTCTACTACAAGCTTATGGCAAATATCCGTGAAG
Coding sequences:
- a CDS encoding ABC transporter ATP-binding protein, yielding MNENIEDYRNSPEVIAQAVGLEDTTEFIAMAQADILPDGKFGECWLLVAEDCLWVVADDDTADNDTSSSKSRNASDDQSMWDGFAPSIGNPTIIKKVSLENATEAKIESLVDASALILIIDSKPLEVLRFSKAKSAQFFHIQRVINARLKQEEIPEQRDREIQCPKCGRPYAENSQVCRFCTPKGEAIRRIFGFVRPYMWAFVGSILLTLLGVVINLVPPKLTQVIWDNVLVPQGAAVASSYHDRSVLLQWLVLGLVALGLVGVGVQVGLRFLTAWLGTRIAYDLRTRIFNHLQRLSLSYFDKRNSGSILSRITNDPTGVYDLLTEAMPSLAVNILTVILIAVILFSSNWRLALLILLPAPIIMFIIRATRKRIMLIWRRNWRRLSRITSMLAGTLSGMRVVKAFAQEEFEIGRFDRRAAELRDNTFRAEAAWAKLFPAITFLTSSGSYLIWFFGGHEVMGQRMTPGQLIMFFAYLGMFYGPLQSLNRVIDWMTRSVTAAERIFEVLDSEPEVKEEQEAVPMPIMEGKLELRGVSFCYDVGQEVLHDINVVVEPGEMIGLVGHSGAGKTTFTNLLCRFYDPSNGQIFVDDIPMTNIKLDDLRRHIGVVLQEGFLFPGSIRDNIAYAKHDATLKDVIAAAKAANAHDFIMKFPDGYDTPVGERGQRLSGGERQRISIARAILHDPKILILDEATASLDTVTERQIQEALGRLVKNRTTFAIAHRLSTLRNANRLLVLDHGNIAEQGTHDDLLEQDGIYAKLVSMQTEINRLKTL
- a CDS encoding DUF1854 domain-containing protein; amino-acid sequence: MAFSDDPTKKLLNKLNEIDYTASETRYIEPKDIRVGRDPLNAMPRMEIANEQCSVCVSFIRAFPFSEPERYIVVMDGDDKEIGILESLSGIDDKSYEIIKEELDRRYFTPRVFAIYVNRKEGDVWRLEVSTDRGNRVYYVEHWHDKSHEISSGRWLIEATDGTRLEIPNINSLDKRSRSLIEQTL
- a CDS encoding endonuclease domain-containing protein, whose amino-acid sequence is MKENWDDRKESPHIPGASKVMITTARQLRNDATPVEKMLWQYLRNNRLSGRKFRRQHPIGRFVTDFFCDDARLIVELDGAVHNEPSQIERDSAREEALKDHNLHVLRFRNHEVKRNLSGVLKVIREYVISHSYSAD
- the tgt gene encoding tRNA guanosine(34) transglycosylase Tgt; amino-acid sequence: MQFSFNITHKDGLARCGELSLAHGTVETPAFMPVGTQGTVKGIDQGELEEIGYQLILSNTYHLYLRPGADLIERAGDLHGFMSWHRNLLTDSGGFQVMSLAGIRKVTDEGVEFRSHLDGSLHLFTPERSIEIQRQLGSDICMAFDECPPYPCTKEEAAEAMNRTHRWAARSLSARADGQVIYGIVQGGVHEDLRIESVNAITSMPFEGMAIGGVSVGEPVEMMRDIAEYATPLLPANKPRYLMGVGTPEDILHAVSCGIDQFDCVLPSRVGRHMAMYTSRGRLNLRSARYSEVFGPVDPECDCYVCRRYSAAYIRHLFRSEELLAGRLATYHNLYFYYKLMANIREAIKKGCLQEFRRDFTSKLQADDKASTQA
- a CDS encoding PAS domain-containing protein; this translates as MTKISKPSGSVDCFKIKLRLKEAHKKLLELKDQTEKNELKALIESLEGIAQDIQKQQTLSFSTNSSFSELEKLSSQTFTARPPTGMLLLDPVTFRVKQATTPRQELFDKSHKTNGIIGCHPSEFVPNFNETGLEEHFRSVVETGLPYVDTEPICLQLPHGAVFMLFSVFPLKQNGTDISDLLVVANEVTEQIISRSKLEIMTIQSHEQAAELKSVFDSITDGFIIYGAEGQIVKMNDSARKLFGYNKEHERMLPKERYKLGRIKHDDGRPIEPDDIQVHRALKGEKITTETLMVTLPGRKTTWVSASAAPLRNTDGSIIGAISLFRDITKETEVHERLQYAYRHLNTILNSMSDALVICDMDRNIIDTNSAVISVFPRGEEMRQLKCFNDCTNVYELHYVDGREMPYNEWPLIRTFNGEVITDYEARIVHKESGDFRYLSYSGSIVCDVNGNPSSVVMNIRDITKRRLAELGRALLIQDVQASRDKAQALSTQLSDERNFLTGILDSIRPVGIAYLDHNQVYRQCNVANAKYIGKKVEEVIGRHFHEVHKDDPRMWDAVGDVIQSGKAFSAPLVSYINPDKPEDGYLQYLVAYVPDKNLKGKVNGVFVLRQDMTDLANSEETIRAEKERLATTIRSIGDGVISTDKEGKVVLMNQKAQELTGFDCCLSIGKPISEVYKIVDETTRLPIKDNFKKVINSPDNTGRSGRFMLIRPDGSDCVIIECSTPIIDTEGCLHGAVYVFCDVTLQTKIEYELARVSKLDSLGLLASGIAHDFNNILAVIMGCVSLVEMTANLTEKETSLIEDAENAIMRARDLVKQMLTFSKGGAPIKTVTSISEMLKEASSFVLHGSKSNCHFEIAEDLWNCDIDTGQVSQVIENLVINANEAMSNGGRITVHAENVFFETQPYFPLEPGNYVQVKVSDQGVGIKSEHVEKIFDPFFTTKSSGTGLGLATVHSIIRKHGGYVGVESSEGKGTTFTFYLPATNCALEVQYPDFSESSIPNYSGHILVMDDEYLIRQVTKSALQNIGCDVEITSDGTEAIRLYEQATSEGRAFDGVILDLTVPGGMGGKETLEKLREIDPNVKAIVISGYSADPILANFKEYGFVGAIAKPFHINDLNKVLNDVLEAA
- a CDS encoding class I SAM-dependent methyltransferase, whose translation is MSDQDQFAKVAPFYDELMSGVPYIWWVGYLQVLLDKYEATPTKILDVACGTGSVTELLYVDDYEVTGIDISEPMIDVAKLKAEHQGFNIPYYAQDVAELNLDDSFELAISFFDSLNYVNDPERLQLGFHRIAAHLLPKSLFIFDLNTVYALENRLFDQELLTKNNPVRYRWRSSFDQQTRLCDIKMEFWVMEGETENAFTIVHRQRAYSDKEITEMLNKAGFDLLAVYQSYTLKRPRRTADRVHYVAKLRGK
- a CDS encoding ComF family protein, with amino-acid sequence MIRSIGSGISDLLYPPRCAVCRQLGLPSYCDDCLKQIIYIEQPFCTCCGLPGQSKLCRECLAGNRAFTSARGVGYYRATLATALKTFKYNASLSLVEPLGKLMTDFLDTEIGQDVAGVEMVMPVPIHLSRHKKRGFNQARLLAEPVAKHLGLPLSDALLLRTKRTLPQVDLTPEQRRENVSDAFEVRMPSEIKGRRILLVDDIMTTGSTVTSCSKTLLSAGASSIYVLALARET
- the flgM gene encoding flagellar biosynthesis anti-sigma factor FlgM; translated protein: MKISNAEYIRAAKINRTSNDEQTSHVKPAKAPDVPSESITFSETAQTVKKIKRIVEDMPEVREEVVAELKAKIEAGEYKVSSEDIADLMIRRARADSIR